One region of Priestia megaterium genomic DNA includes:
- a CDS encoding C40 family peptidase, whose amino-acid sequence MLKKANRTVMNMGLAALLVPAALTFSTTSASANDGGAAPAPVQEKVTPSVPQQQATTTNQKVIVNVSALNIRQGASFSSPVVGTATQGQEFAILKEANGLVEIAPNKWISKSSSYVTIASGKPSASQVKGVSTSTPSTSTASASTSAAKETSTPAPAPTTSTASGSTVNVARSLVGSPYQWAGNTPSGFDCSGFIAYVFNHSGHSISRTSVANYWNMATKISSPQPGDLVFFQNTYTSGPSHMGIYIGNGQMIHAGSHGVAVADLDVSYYQDHFLGYGRF is encoded by the coding sequence ATGCTAAAGAAAGCAAATCGTACAGTTATGAATATGGGGTTAGCAGCATTACTTGTTCCCGCTGCCCTAACATTTAGCACAACTTCAGCAAGTGCAAATGACGGAGGCGCTGCACCAGCACCCGTACAAGAAAAGGTAACGCCAAGCGTACCTCAACAACAAGCAACTACTACTAATCAAAAAGTCATCGTAAACGTGAGTGCGTTAAATATTCGTCAAGGAGCTAGCTTTTCATCTCCAGTTGTTGGAACGGCAACACAAGGCCAAGAGTTTGCTATTTTAAAAGAAGCAAACGGCTTAGTTGAAATTGCACCAAACAAATGGATTTCAAAAAGCTCAAGCTACGTAACAATTGCATCAGGTAAACCAAGCGCAAGCCAAGTAAAAGGTGTAAGCACATCAACTCCTTCTACTTCTACAGCATCTGCATCTACATCTGCAGCAAAAGAAACTAGCACACCAGCACCTGCTCCAACAACAAGCACGGCTTCTGGAAGCACAGTAAATGTTGCACGTAGTTTAGTAGGATCACCTTACCAATGGGCAGGAAACACACCAAGCGGATTTGACTGCTCAGGCTTTATCGCATACGTGTTCAACCATAGCGGTCACAGCATTTCACGTACAAGCGTAGCCAACTACTGGAACATGGCGACAAAAATTTCGTCTCCACAACCAGGCGATCTAGTATTCTTCCAAAACACATACACAAGCGGCCCATCTCACATGGGAATCTACATCGGAAACGGCCAAATGATTCATGCTGGTTCACACGGTGTAGCAGTAGCTGACCTAGATGTTTCTTACTATCAAGATCATTTCTTAGGATACGGACGCTTCTAA
- a CDS encoding NupC/NupG family nucleoside CNT transporter, translating to MSILMGIIGIVIILAVAFLMSNDRKLINYKGIAVMLVIQLAISAFMMNTSIGRKVLDFITSVFTKILSFGNDGISFVFGDLAGKGIFFIQTLVMIVFVSALLSILNYSRILPFGIKYIGGLVSKITGLPQIESFTAVNAMIFGDTTALIAVKNHIGGLTPNRLFIVTTTSLVSVSCSILGAYMQMIPAEYVLIALPLNVFSGLIVSSIVAPVKVEDENEVDIKAPAKQGTLFEAIGDGALDGGRVALIVAAMLVTYVGLLALVNYVLNGVIGLTVQDILGYIFYPIAFIMGIPADELMRAGGVMGTKVVANEFVAMLDFQKMMPHLSEKTIGIVSAYLISFANFSSIGIVLGTIQAINGEQASRVAKFGLKMLLVATMGSILTGIMVGLFI from the coding sequence ATGTCAATTTTAATGGGAATTATCGGGATTGTAATTATCTTAGCAGTTGCATTCCTCATGTCAAACGACAGGAAACTTATCAACTATAAAGGCATCGCAGTTATGCTTGTCATCCAGCTTGCTATCTCTGCTTTTATGATGAATACATCGATTGGTCGCAAGGTGCTTGACTTTATCACAAGTGTATTTACAAAGATCTTATCATTTGGTAACGACGGAATTTCGTTCGTGTTTGGAGATCTTGCAGGAAAAGGCATTTTCTTTATCCAAACGTTAGTTATGATTGTATTCGTTTCAGCATTATTAAGTATTTTAAACTACTCTCGTATTTTACCCTTTGGGATCAAATATATCGGAGGACTTGTTTCAAAAATTACCGGACTTCCCCAAATTGAAAGCTTCACAGCCGTGAACGCGATGATTTTTGGTGATACAACGGCATTAATTGCGGTAAAAAACCACATCGGAGGTTTAACGCCAAACCGTTTATTTATCGTTACAACAACATCTTTAGTATCCGTTTCTTGTTCGATTCTAGGCGCATACATGCAGATGATCCCGGCTGAATACGTATTAATTGCCCTTCCGCTAAACGTATTCTCTGGTTTAATCGTTTCTTCTATCGTTGCACCAGTAAAAGTAGAAGATGAAAATGAAGTCGATATCAAAGCGCCTGCTAAACAAGGCACGCTGTTTGAAGCAATCGGTGACGGAGCCCTAGACGGCGGACGCGTTGCGTTAATCGTAGCAGCTATGCTTGTTACATACGTTGGTCTTTTAGCATTAGTGAACTACGTATTAAACGGTGTCATCGGATTAACGGTTCAAGACATTTTAGGCTATATCTTCTACCCAATTGCCTTTATCATGGGTATCCCGGCAGACGAACTGATGAGAGCCGGCGGCGTAATGGGAACAAAAGTAGTAGCAAACGAATTCGTTGCCATGCTTGACTTCCAAAAAATGATGCCTCACCTTTCTGAAAAAACGATTGGTATCGTATCAGCTTACTTAATCTCATTTGCAAACTTCAGCTCAATCGGTATCGTTCTTGGTACGATCCAAGCAATCAACGGCGAACAAGCTTCACGCGTTGCAAAGTTTGGTTTGAAAATGCTGTTAGTCGCTACAATGGGATCGATTTTAACAGGTATTATGGTTGGATTGTTTATTTAA
- a CDS encoding MFS transporter, which produces MQIETKEPVLSAAPKKNWRWTVVIWLIIGGFINYLDRANLSIAAPQMMKELNLTKTDIGLLGTVFSWSYALMQLPAGWLIDRFGTKKIYSIAVLWWSGATFMMGLFSKLPSFIIVRLLLGAGEAPCWPTGAKITSYWFPKKERGFATGLWDSSSKWGPAIAPPLLVAIMLAFGWRSLFYITGIAGVLFSIAFWIFYKNPEHSRKLSKEEFEYIQSEGAGFEENLVNSKIKWRSLFKYKTVWGMILGFFCTIWIWNIFLVFLPLYLVEVHGVSLQELGIYASIPWVGGIFGAIFGGYLTKKLVDKGITSPVKAKRALISICAILAAIVVIFVPFVDSLTMKITLFTLALCFISAITGSAWALAGDIAPPSMVASVGAIQNFGGYFGGALSPFIAGLIVDKTGSYSLAFISGGIIAGCAAFCYWFLVKNPIQERVE; this is translated from the coding sequence ATGCAAATTGAAACTAAAGAGCCCGTGCTTTCTGCTGCACCCAAAAAAAATTGGAGATGGACGGTTGTAATCTGGTTAATCATAGGTGGGTTTATCAACTACCTAGATAGGGCAAATCTATCTATTGCTGCTCCGCAAATGATGAAAGAGTTAAATTTAACAAAAACAGATATAGGACTTTTAGGTACAGTTTTTTCATGGTCTTATGCTTTAATGCAGCTTCCTGCTGGTTGGCTAATTGATCGTTTTGGTACAAAAAAGATATATTCAATTGCAGTCTTGTGGTGGAGTGGAGCTACATTTATGATGGGGCTCTTCAGTAAGCTACCTTCATTTATTATTGTAAGGTTACTTCTAGGGGCTGGTGAAGCCCCTTGCTGGCCAACAGGTGCAAAAATAACATCTTACTGGTTTCCAAAAAAAGAAAGAGGATTTGCAACAGGCCTCTGGGATTCGTCATCGAAATGGGGTCCGGCTATTGCTCCTCCTCTTTTAGTCGCAATCATGTTGGCTTTTGGATGGAGGTCATTATTTTATATTACCGGTATTGCAGGAGTGTTATTTAGTATTGCTTTTTGGATTTTTTATAAAAACCCTGAACATAGCAGAAAACTTTCTAAAGAAGAATTTGAATATATTCAATCAGAGGGTGCTGGCTTTGAGGAAAACCTAGTAAATTCAAAGATTAAATGGAGATCGTTATTTAAATACAAAACTGTTTGGGGAATGATTTTAGGATTCTTCTGTACCATTTGGATTTGGAATATCTTCTTAGTCTTTCTTCCTCTGTATCTCGTTGAAGTGCATGGAGTTAGCCTTCAAGAGCTAGGCATTTATGCAAGTATCCCGTGGGTGGGTGGAATATTTGGTGCTATTTTTGGAGGGTATCTTACAAAAAAGCTAGTAGATAAGGGTATAACGTCTCCAGTTAAGGCAAAACGTGCGCTAATTAGCATCTGTGCTATATTAGCTGCTATTGTGGTGATTTTTGTTCCTTTTGTGGATAGTCTTACTATGAAAATAACTTTATTCACACTGGCACTTTGTTTTATTTCCGCAATTACAGGAAGTGCTTGGGCGCTTGCCGGAGATATTGCCCCTCCTTCTATGGTTGCATCTGTAGGCGCTATACAAAACTTTGGAGGTTATTTTGGAGGAGCACTTTCACCCTTTATAGCAGGTTTAATTGTAGATAAGACTGGATCTTACTCTCTTGCCTTCATATCCGGTGGTATTATTGCAGGATGTGCAGCATTTTGTTATTGGTTTTTAGTGAAAAACCCTATTCAAGAGAGAGTAGAATAA
- a CDS encoding fumarylacetoacetate hydrolase family protein → MRIIRYLSEDLKPILAALTSEGIVYPLEQEGFMQLIHQAHAQNISPLSFVQNMISESKPIPQSIEELSLLVPIIAQEVWASGVTYERSRDARNYEATDGNLDATTFYDKVYDAERPEIFFKSTAARTVGPNQEVYIRSDSKWQIPEPELGLIISQEGEILGYTIGNDMSCRDIEGENPLYLPQAKMWKHSCSIGPAILLAESVKDPYNFDITCRIYRHENLVVEGTASTRQLKRKFEELVSFLARDNEIFDGTVLLTGTCIVPPNDFTLLEGDQIEIEIPSIGILKNSVTLPNKISV, encoded by the coding sequence ATGCGTATTATTCGATATTTGAGTGAAGATTTAAAACCCATTTTGGCAGCCCTTACATCAGAGGGAATAGTTTACCCCCTCGAGCAGGAAGGGTTTATGCAACTAATCCACCAAGCGCACGCACAAAACATTTCTCCCCTTTCTTTTGTTCAAAATATGATTTCTGAGTCAAAGCCTATCCCACAATCTATTGAAGAGCTTTCACTACTTGTACCTATTATTGCCCAAGAAGTATGGGCTTCGGGAGTTACTTACGAACGGAGCCGAGATGCCAGAAACTATGAAGCTACAGATGGAAATTTAGACGCTACCACATTTTACGACAAAGTATATGACGCAGAACGTCCAGAAATTTTCTTTAAATCTACAGCTGCTCGCACAGTTGGACCTAATCAGGAAGTCTATATTCGTAGTGACTCTAAATGGCAAATTCCTGAACCAGAACTCGGTTTGATTATTAGTCAGGAAGGCGAAATCCTTGGTTATACAATTGGAAACGACATGAGCTGCCGTGATATTGAGGGAGAAAATCCGCTTTATCTTCCACAGGCAAAAATGTGGAAGCACTCTTGTTCTATTGGACCAGCTATTCTTCTCGCGGAATCCGTAAAAGATCCATATAACTTTGATATTACATGTCGTATTTATCGCCATGAAAACCTTGTAGTAGAAGGAACAGCTAGTACGCGTCAATTAAAAAGAAAATTTGAAGAATTGGTTTCCTTCTTAGCTCGTGATAATGAAATTTTTGATGGGACCGTACTATTAACGGGCACATGTATTGTACCACCAAATGACTTTACATTATTAGAGGGTGATCAGATTGAAATTGAAATTCCCAGTATTGGTATATTAAAAAATAGTGTAACGTTACCAAATAAAATTTCGGTCTAA
- a CDS encoding MOSC domain-containing protein, which translates to MTTPERKLIHLATGMPEQMAYGSDKEMRTGICKKQVDETFLAKEGFQGDGVANLKYHGGPDRAVCVYPYEHYKKWNEEFDTELPMSAFGENLVLAGMVEKDVCIGDVYQVGDAVIQVTQGRNPCDTITKRTGVKGLLKRMIETSYTGYLCRVLKEGTITKDAEVKLIQAHPDQVSVWFTLDLYFHHSKDVEGMKRALEVSELAEDWKNKFQTRIEKALSVAQR; encoded by the coding sequence ATGACAACACCCGAGAGAAAGCTGATTCATTTAGCAACCGGCATGCCTGAACAAATGGCATACGGCTCTGACAAAGAAATGCGGACAGGTATATGCAAAAAGCAAGTAGACGAGACCTTTTTAGCAAAAGAAGGGTTTCAAGGCGACGGCGTAGCGAACTTAAAGTATCACGGCGGACCGGATCGTGCGGTGTGCGTGTATCCGTATGAGCACTATAAAAAATGGAACGAAGAATTTGATACGGAGCTGCCGATGTCTGCGTTTGGAGAAAATCTTGTCTTAGCGGGCATGGTTGAAAAAGACGTATGCATTGGAGACGTTTATCAAGTGGGGGACGCTGTTATTCAAGTGACGCAAGGTCGAAATCCATGCGACACGATTACAAAGAGAACGGGCGTTAAAGGTCTTTTAAAACGAATGATTGAGACAAGCTATACCGGCTACCTTTGCCGCGTGCTGAAAGAAGGCACAATTACGAAAGACGCGGAAGTGAAATTAATTCAAGCTCATCCAGATCAAGTATCCGTTTGGTTCACGCTTGATTTATATTTCCATCATTCAAAAGATGTAGAAGGGATGAAGCGGGCGTTAGAAGTTTCTGAACTTGCGGAAGACTGGAAAAATAAATTTCAAACGCGTATTGAAAAGGCTCTTTCTGTCGCGCAGCGATAA
- a CDS encoding YjhG/YagF family D-xylonate dehydratase has translation MSLQSIFGEEDVSLYKIQTHSKGADGSLPLTPEMLLDSPSGDLFGLSQNVGMGWAPSNLLGKQVLILGTQGGIRNHDGTPIALGYHTGHWEIGLLMKASAQEISRQGGVPFAGFVSDPCDGRSQGTTGMFDSLPFRNDAAIVYRRLIRSLPTRRAIIGVATCDKGLPAMMVALASMHDLPTIIVPGGVTLPPTNGEDAGKIQTIGARYANNEITLQEAADLGCRACATPGGGCQFLGTAGTSQVVAEAIGMALPHSALAPSGQSVWMEMAKQSARAALEMEKKKISTKDIITDKAIENAMVIHAAFGGSTNLLLHIPAIAHAANCKIPSVEDWTRINKKVPRLVDVLPNGPVGHTTVKVFLAGGVPEVMLHLRKLGVLHEDVLTVTGETLGSNLDWWEKSERRAMMKKQSLEADGINPDDIIMDPAKAKEKGLTSTVTFPKGNIAPEGSVIKSTSIDPSVVGEDGVYRHRGKAKVFTSEKAAIKSIKTGGIEAGDIMVVMGGGPSGTGMEETYQLTSALKHLSFGKHVSLITDARFSGVSTGACIGHIGPEALAGGPIGRLRDGDIIEIIIDRNQLVGSVNFVGTENTRLSLEKATKVLQERDLHPELKPDPGLPDDTRLWAALQSVSGGTWRGNIYDTDRIIEVLKAGVEALDKEKTLVQN, from the coding sequence ATGTCATTGCAATCCATATTTGGCGAAGAGGATGTATCTCTTTATAAAATTCAAACTCATTCGAAGGGAGCAGATGGTTCACTCCCACTTACACCCGAAATGTTGTTAGACTCACCAAGTGGTGACCTTTTTGGATTATCCCAAAATGTTGGTATGGGCTGGGCACCTTCAAATCTACTGGGAAAACAAGTTCTAATTCTCGGTACTCAAGGTGGAATCAGGAATCATGATGGTACTCCAATTGCATTAGGCTATCATACTGGGCACTGGGAAATAGGTTTATTAATGAAGGCATCAGCCCAAGAGATTAGTAGACAAGGTGGCGTGCCCTTTGCAGGTTTCGTAAGTGATCCATGTGATGGTCGCTCCCAAGGAACTACTGGTATGTTTGACTCACTGCCTTTTCGAAATGATGCGGCTATAGTTTATCGAAGATTAATTCGTTCATTGCCTACTCGCAGAGCAATTATCGGAGTAGCTACATGTGATAAAGGTCTTCCAGCAATGATGGTAGCTCTGGCATCAATGCATGACTTGCCAACTATCATTGTTCCTGGAGGTGTTACTCTTCCACCTACAAATGGAGAAGATGCAGGCAAGATTCAAACAATTGGGGCAAGATACGCAAATAACGAAATTACTTTGCAAGAAGCTGCTGATCTCGGATGTCGTGCTTGTGCTACACCGGGAGGAGGATGTCAATTTCTTGGGACAGCTGGTACCTCTCAAGTTGTTGCAGAAGCAATTGGAATGGCTTTACCCCACTCGGCACTAGCACCTTCAGGCCAGTCAGTATGGATGGAGATGGCTAAGCAATCAGCACGTGCGGCTTTAGAAATGGAGAAGAAAAAGATTTCCACCAAAGATATAATTACAGATAAAGCTATAGAGAATGCTATGGTAATTCATGCAGCTTTCGGGGGTTCAACAAATTTATTACTTCATATTCCAGCAATTGCTCATGCAGCTAATTGTAAGATACCTAGCGTTGAAGATTGGACTAGAATCAATAAAAAAGTTCCTCGTTTAGTCGATGTACTACCAAATGGTCCTGTAGGTCATACAACTGTTAAGGTATTCTTAGCAGGTGGAGTACCGGAGGTAATGCTTCATTTGAGAAAATTAGGTGTCTTGCATGAAGATGTGCTAACAGTTACTGGAGAAACTCTTGGTTCAAACCTAGATTGGTGGGAAAAATCAGAAAGACGTGCAATGATGAAAAAACAATCGTTAGAGGCTGATGGAATCAATCCTGATGATATTATTATGGATCCAGCCAAAGCAAAAGAAAAAGGTCTAACTTCCACAGTTACATTCCCGAAAGGAAATATCGCCCCTGAAGGATCAGTAATTAAATCAACTTCTATTGATCCATCTGTGGTAGGAGAAGACGGGGTATATCGACATAGAGGAAAAGCAAAGGTCTTTACTTCAGAAAAAGCAGCCATAAAATCGATTAAAACAGGAGGCATAGAAGCAGGAGATATAATGGTAGTTATGGGCGGTGGTCCTTCAGGAACCGGAATGGAGGAAACATATCAATTAACATCGGCCTTAAAACATTTGTCTTTTGGAAAACATGTTTCCTTAATTACAGACGCGCGTTTCTCTGGTGTTTCTACTGGTGCCTGTATCGGACATATTGGACCTGAGGCATTAGCTGGGGGACCAATTGGAAGATTACGTGATGGAGACATAATTGAAATCATTATTGACCGTAATCAATTAGTGGGTTCAGTTAATTTTGTTGGAACTGAGAATACAAGACTTTCTTTAGAAAAAGCAACTAAAGTCTTGCAAGAACGTGACCTTCATCCAGAGCTAAAACCGGATCCGGGTCTTCCAGATGATACTCGTTTGTGGGCTGCGCTTCAATCAGTCAGTGGAGGAACATGGCGTGGAAATATCTATGACACAGATCGAATTATTGAGGTTCTAAAAGCAGGCGTAGAAGCATTAGACAAAGAAAAAACATTAGTACAGAATTAA
- a CDS encoding dihydrodipicolinate synthase family protein, with the protein MRKITRFHGVIPPVSTIVDQNECSDEKGMKNLIDFLIDSKVNGLFFLGSGGEFSQMSVSLRKKVAEFAVEYVNGRLPVLIGTGTPSTKETISLSMHAKEIGADGIVVINPYYWPLSEDNLFQHFAQIAEKVNMPTLLYNFPALTGQDLSPELVLKLVESYPNIVGIKETVDSVAHTREMILTVKATYPDFAVFSGYDDHFLNTLSLGGDGSIPGTANFAPEISINIYQSFMEKDYARAIEAHRLLSSLLSLYQIDKPFVSVIKEALSLRGIKVSTNMIAPARELSERKKEQVEQILGQALGTEKNFINY; encoded by the coding sequence ATGAGAAAAATAACAAGGTTTCATGGGGTAATTCCGCCTGTCTCTACAATAGTAGATCAAAATGAATGTTCAGATGAAAAAGGAATGAAAAATTTAATTGATTTTCTAATTGATTCTAAAGTGAATGGGCTGTTTTTTTTAGGATCAGGTGGAGAATTCAGTCAAATGTCAGTTTCTTTAAGGAAAAAAGTAGCGGAATTTGCAGTGGAATATGTAAATGGACGTCTGCCAGTTCTAATTGGCACTGGTACTCCAAGTACAAAAGAGACTATCTCACTAAGTATGCATGCCAAAGAAATAGGGGCGGATGGAATCGTAGTCATTAACCCATATTATTGGCCTTTATCCGAGGATAATCTTTTTCAGCATTTTGCCCAAATTGCTGAAAAAGTAAATATGCCCACCCTTTTATATAATTTTCCAGCATTAACAGGCCAAGATTTATCTCCGGAACTTGTTCTTAAGTTAGTCGAATCTTATCCCAACATTGTAGGTATTAAAGAAACTGTTGATTCAGTTGCTCATACAAGGGAAATGATCTTGACTGTAAAGGCTACCTATCCTGATTTCGCTGTTTTCTCAGGATACGATGATCACTTTTTAAATACGTTATCTCTTGGCGGAGATGGCTCCATTCCTGGTACTGCTAATTTTGCACCAGAGATTTCCATAAATATTTATCAATCTTTTATGGAAAAAGACTATGCCCGCGCAATTGAAGCTCATCGTCTGTTATCAAGTTTATTATCCTTATATCAAATAGATAAGCCTTTTGTAAGTGTGATTAAAGAAGCTCTTTCCTTAAGAGGGATAAAAGTTTCTACAAACATGATAGCTCCAGCTCGTGAACTTAGTGAAAGAAAGAAGGAACAAGTAGAACAAATACTAGGCCAGGCACTAGGGACAGAAAAAAATTTCATAAATTATTAA
- a CDS encoding GntP family permease encodes MPLFIVAIGIILLLILITGFKLNTFVSLIIVSFVVSLALGMPMEKVVTSIEAGLGGTLGHIALIFGLGAMLGRLIADAGGAQRIAMTLINKFGEKRIQWAVVVASFIVGIALFFEVGLVLLIPIVFSIAKELRASILHLGIPMAAALLATHSFLPPHPGPTVIAGEYGADIGLVLLYGIIVAIPTVIIAGPLYTKMAKKIVPDAFKKTGNIASLGEQKTFKLNETPGFGISVLTAMFPVLLMSISTILDMIQKSVGFEDDTTIEIIRLIGNPSSAMLISLILAFYTMGIARNTPIKEVMNSCASSIAAIGMMLLIIGGGGAFKQVLIDGGVGDYVAELFKGTSMSPIILAWVVAALLRISLGSATVAAISTAGLVIPMLSQYDANLALVTLATGAGSSICSHVNDAGFWMIKEYFGLSMKETFSTWTILSTITSIAGLGFILLLDTSVIISIILIISISTVAMYLSIFNKPFKQPKDKNDVLDV; translated from the coding sequence ATGCCATTGTTTATAGTAGCGATTGGGATTATTCTGTTGCTAATTTTGATTACTGGATTTAAATTAAATACATTTGTTTCATTGATAATTGTATCTTTTGTTGTATCTTTAGCACTTGGAATGCCTATGGAAAAGGTTGTCACATCCATTGAAGCTGGATTAGGAGGTACACTTGGTCATATAGCTTTAATATTTGGACTTGGTGCAATGCTTGGTAGATTAATTGCTGACGCAGGGGGAGCTCAGCGTATCGCCATGACTCTAATTAACAAATTTGGAGAAAAAAGAATTCAGTGGGCTGTTGTAGTTGCTTCGTTTATTGTAGGTATAGCTTTATTTTTTGAAGTAGGATTAGTTTTATTAATCCCAATTGTATTTTCGATTGCGAAAGAATTAAGAGCCTCTATCTTGCACTTAGGTATTCCTATGGCTGCAGCTTTATTAGCAACTCATAGTTTCCTTCCCCCACACCCAGGACCAACAGTCATAGCTGGTGAGTATGGTGCTGACATTGGATTAGTTTTACTCTACGGTATTATTGTTGCAATACCAACCGTCATTATAGCAGGTCCTCTATATACTAAGATGGCTAAAAAAATCGTACCTGATGCATTCAAGAAGACGGGTAATATAGCTTCTTTAGGTGAACAAAAAACGTTCAAACTTAACGAAACACCAGGTTTCGGCATAAGCGTATTAACTGCAATGTTTCCTGTTTTATTAATGTCTATATCTACAATTCTTGATATGATTCAAAAATCAGTAGGATTTGAAGATGATACAACGATTGAAATAATTCGTCTTATAGGAAACCCTTCATCTGCAATGTTGATATCTTTAATTCTTGCATTTTATACAATGGGAATAGCAAGAAATACTCCTATAAAAGAAGTTATGAACTCCTGTGCATCATCAATTGCTGCAATTGGTATGATGCTATTAATTATTGGAGGCGGGGGTGCCTTCAAGCAAGTACTAATTGATGGTGGTGTAGGAGATTATGTAGCAGAATTGTTTAAAGGAACTTCAATGTCACCTATCATACTTGCTTGGGTAGTTGCTGCATTATTACGTATCTCTTTAGGATCAGCCACAGTTGCCGCTATATCCACTGCAGGATTAGTTATTCCAATGCTGTCTCAATACGATGCTAATTTAGCCTTAGTAACTCTTGCAACTGGAGCGGGAAGCTCAATATGCTCACATGTTAATGATGCAGGATTTTGGATGATTAAAGAATATTTCGGGTTAAGTATGAAAGAAACATTTTCAACATGGACAATACTTTCAACTATTACTTCCATAGCAGGATTAGGGTTTATTTTATTATTAGATACATCTGTAATTATCTCAATAATATTAATAATTTCCATTAGCACAGTAGCAATGTATCTCAGTATATTTAACAAACCTTTCAAGCAACCTAAGGATAAAAACGACGTTTTAGACGTATAA
- the gucD gene encoding alpha-ketoglutaric semialdehyde dehydrogenase GucD has translation MSIKTEEKMYLNYVAGEWVPGSVKRVDSSINPANRHEVVGYVQHSGKEDLDRAVNSAKKAQIAWSKLSGADRGQYLYKVANMLEQRLDEIAKTMTCEMGKTFSEAKGETARGVAILRYYAGEGLRKIGDVLPSTDSEAFMYTTRAPLGVVGVITPWNFPVAIPIWKIAPALIYGNAIILKPAREAAVTAAKVMECFAEAGLPSGVVNMVTGSGSVIGQGIIDHPDIKGITFTGSDAVGKQVGLGALKRGAKYQLEMGGKNPVIVANDADIEQAVEATISGGLRSTGQKCTATSRVIIQSKIYEEFKEKLIDKVKEIKVGNGLEKDVWMGPCASEDQLNTVLAYVEKGVEEGASLAYGGKRLDEGELADGFYVEPTIFENVTSGMTIAQEEIFGPVLALMKVETLEEALDVANDVKFGLSASIFTKSIGRMLSFVSEMDAGLVRINAESAGVELQAPFGGMKQSSSHSREQGQAAIEFFTSIKTVFVKP, from the coding sequence ATGAGTATAAAAACGGAAGAAAAAATGTATTTAAATTATGTTGCTGGCGAGTGGGTACCTGGTTCTGTTAAGAGAGTTGATAGCAGCATTAATCCAGCCAACCGGCATGAAGTAGTGGGGTATGTACAGCACTCTGGAAAAGAAGATTTAGATAGGGCTGTCAATTCTGCTAAAAAAGCTCAAATTGCTTGGAGCAAACTATCGGGGGCCGATCGTGGTCAGTATTTATATAAAGTAGCGAATATGCTTGAGCAGCGCTTAGATGAAATAGCAAAGACAATGACCTGCGAGATGGGAAAAACATTCTCAGAAGCAAAAGGTGAAACTGCAAGAGGCGTTGCAATTCTACGCTATTATGCAGGAGAGGGTCTAAGAAAGATAGGAGATGTTTTACCTTCAACAGACTCTGAAGCATTTATGTACACGACTCGAGCTCCCCTTGGGGTAGTGGGTGTTATTACACCTTGGAACTTTCCAGTAGCTATTCCTATTTGGAAGATTGCTCCCGCGCTTATATATGGAAACGCTATCATATTGAAGCCAGCTCGAGAAGCAGCAGTTACTGCTGCAAAAGTTATGGAATGTTTTGCAGAGGCAGGTTTGCCAAGTGGTGTGGTTAATATGGTAACGGGTTCTGGTTCTGTTATTGGACAAGGCATTATTGATCATCCAGATATTAAAGGAATTACATTTACAGGATCCGATGCAGTTGGTAAACAAGTTGGTTTGGGTGCACTAAAACGTGGTGCAAAATATCAATTAGAGATGGGAGGGAAAAATCCAGTTATCGTTGCTAACGATGCTGATATTGAACAAGCAGTAGAGGCAACTATTAGTGGAGGTTTGCGTTCCACTGGCCAAAAATGTACAGCTACGAGTCGGGTAATTATACAAAGTAAAATTTATGAAGAGTTTAAAGAAAAGCTGATTGATAAAGTGAAAGAAATAAAAGTTGGGAACGGCCTCGAAAAAGATGTTTGGATGGGACCTTGTGCAAGTGAAGACCAGCTTAACACAGTACTCGCCTACGTAGAAAAAGGTGTTGAAGAAGGGGCTTCGTTAGCTTATGGTGGTAAGCGTCTAGATGAAGGAGAGCTGGCTGATGGTTTTTATGTGGAGCCTACTATATTTGAAAATGTGACTAGTGGAATGACTATTGCTCAAGAGGAAATTTTCGGTCCAGTACTTGCACTTATGAAGGTTGAAACGTTAGAAGAAGCACTGGATGTTGCAAATGATGTAAAGTTTGGACTGAGTGCTTCCATTTTTACGAAATCAATTGGGCGTATGCTTTCATTCGTAAGTGAGATGGATGCTGGCCTTGTGCGTATCAATGCGGAATCTGCTGGAGTAGAATTGCAAGCACCATTCGGAGGAATGAAACAATCTAGCTCTCATTCTCGTGAGCAAGGGCAAGCTGCAATTGAATTTTTTACTTCTATTAAAACCGTATTTGTAAAACCGTAA